In Kushneria marisflavi, the following are encoded in one genomic region:
- a CDS encoding phosphomannomutase/phosphoglucomutase, whose translation MTQVSAAIFRAYDIRGVVDEQLTFDTARLIGQAIGSEALARGEKAVAVGRDGRLSGPMLSKALIEGLCAAGCDVVNVGMVPTPTLYFATHILEGITSGVAVTGSHNPSNYNGFKIVLGGHALSRDDITALYRRIEHNELSHGEGHCREHDLRETYLARILDDVTLDRPLHAVVDCGNGVTGELGPELIRRLGARVTPLFEEIDGRFPNHHPDPGKFENLTDLIAKVRETGADIGLAFDGDGDRVGVVTPFGEIIYPDRLLMAFACDLLERQPGARIIFDIKSTGNLVPIIEDAGGTPEMWYTGHSLIKARMKETGAALAGEMSGHIFFEERWYGFDDGLYAAARLLEILSRQPEDADQYFSRFPQDESTAEINVPVTDDNKFDIVERFIRDTDFGEQATRTTLDGIRVDYPDSWGLCRASNTTPMLVFRFEGKSREALERVQDRFRQALLAVAPDITPTF comes from the coding sequence ATGACACAGGTAAGTGCCGCCATCTTTCGTGCCTATGACATTCGTGGCGTGGTCGACGAGCAGCTCACTTTTGATACCGCGCGCCTGATCGGCCAGGCCATCGGCAGTGAAGCGCTCGCCCGCGGTGAAAAGGCCGTGGCCGTCGGCCGTGACGGTCGGCTTTCGGGCCCCATGCTGTCCAAGGCCCTGATCGAGGGGCTGTGCGCGGCCGGCTGTGATGTGGTGAATGTCGGCATGGTCCCCACCCCCACGCTCTATTTTGCTACCCACATACTCGAAGGGATCACCTCGGGCGTGGCCGTTACCGGCAGCCACAATCCCTCGAACTACAATGGCTTCAAGATCGTGCTGGGCGGTCACGCCCTGTCGCGCGATGACATTACCGCTCTGTATCGGCGTATCGAGCACAATGAGCTCTCACATGGCGAGGGCCACTGTCGCGAGCATGACCTGCGTGAGACCTACCTGGCACGCATCCTTGACGATGTCACTCTCGACCGGCCACTGCATGCCGTGGTGGACTGCGGCAATGGCGTCACCGGTGAACTAGGGCCGGAGCTGATCCGCCGCCTGGGCGCCCGTGTCACGCCCCTTTTTGAAGAGATCGACGGCCGCTTCCCCAATCATCATCCAGACCCGGGCAAGTTTGAAAACCTGACGGATCTGATCGCGAAGGTCCGCGAGACCGGTGCCGACATTGGGCTTGCCTTTGATGGCGACGGCGATCGGGTCGGCGTGGTCACCCCTTTCGGTGAGATCATCTATCCCGACCGCCTGCTGATGGCCTTTGCCTGCGATCTTCTGGAGCGTCAGCCGGGGGCGCGGATCATTTTCGACATCAAGAGCACCGGCAATCTGGTTCCGATCATCGAGGATGCCGGGGGTACGCCCGAGATGTGGTACACCGGTCACTCGCTGATCAAGGCGCGTATGAAGGAGACCGGCGCTGCTCTGGCCGGCGAAATGAGCGGCCACATTTTCTTTGAGGAGCGCTGGTACGGCTTTGATGACGGCCTCTATGCCGCCGCCCGTCTGCTCGAGATTCTGTCACGCCAGCCCGAAGATGCCGATCAGTACTTCAGCCGCTTTCCTCAGGACGAAAGCACTGCCGAAATCAACGTGCCCGTCACCGATGACAACAAGTTCGATATCGTCGAGCGTTTTATCAGGGACACCGATTTCGGTGAGCAGGCCACCAGAACCACGCTCGACGGCATCCGCGTGGACTATCCGGACAGCTGGGGGCTGTGCCGTGCCTCCAACACCACGCCCATGCTGGTGTTTCGCTTTGAAGGCAAATCCCGTGAGGCGCTCGAGCGCGTTCAGGATCGTTTTCGTCAGGCATTGCTGGCCGTCGCCCCCGACATCACGCCGACCTTCTAG
- the dut gene encoding dUTP diphosphatase — MTASSDRPRLQVRILDDRVREYPLPHYATRGSAGMDLRALLDTPLTLAPGDCELVRTGLAVHIANPAWAGMILPRSGLGHKRGIVLGNLVGLIDADYQGELMISVWNRGQEHVTLEPFERIAQYVLVPVIQAELEVVDEFTPGDDDNDIRGAGGFGHSGRH, encoded by the coding sequence ATGACTGCTTCTTCCGACCGGCCGCGACTGCAGGTCCGAATTCTCGATGACCGGGTACGTGAATACCCTCTGCCCCATTACGCCACCCGTGGCAGCGCCGGCATGGATCTGCGCGCCCTGCTGGATACTCCGCTGACGCTGGCACCCGGTGACTGCGAACTGGTGCGTACGGGCCTTGCCGTGCATATTGCCAATCCGGCCTGGGCCGGCATGATCCTGCCGCGCTCGGGACTGGGTCATAAACGCGGCATCGTACTGGGCAACCTGGTCGGGCTGATCGATGCCGACTACCAAGGCGAGCTGATGATTTCGGTCTGGAACCGCGGGCAGGAGCACGTCACGCTCGAGCCGTTCGAGCGTATCGCCCAGTATGTACTGGTACCGGTCATTCAGGCCGAACTGGAGGTCGTCGACGAGTTCACGCCCGGTGACGATGACAACGATATTCGTGGCGCCGGCGGCTTCGGCCATTCGGGACGACACTGA
- the coaBC gene encoding bifunctional phosphopantothenoylcysteine decarboxylase/phosphopantothenate--cysteine ligase CoaBC: protein MSRLAGQRIVLGISAGIAAYKSAVLARLLKKAGASVRVVMTEGAQAFITPLTLQALTGEEVRTSLLDPQAEAGMGHIELAKWADIVLIAPATADVMARLAAGMADDLLTTLCLATRARCLLAPAMNQAMWSHPASQRNAETLKAFGWQQLGPDAGEQACGDVGGGRMLEPEDIVAALDAALSGHSPAPGTLPLDATPEHDDHAPAPDAFMADDADPATGALAGQHVVITAGPTREAIDPVRYLSNHSSGKMGFALACAARDQGARVTLISGPVALATPEGVTRVDVVSAVEMLEAVNASLAECDIFIGCAAVADYRLAEVAEHKLKKVSGSPGLTLSLVENPDIIAAVTHRQSPPFTVGFAAETRELARHAHDKLVRKRLDLIVANDVAAPGLGFGADDNAAVLYYLDPDQPDNPATSHTLSPRAKQDLARAIIDYMLPLYRGHQITRSPVCS from the coding sequence ATGTCACGACTGGCGGGTCAACGCATCGTTTTAGGCATCAGTGCCGGCATCGCGGCCTACAAGAGTGCCGTATTGGCGCGACTGCTGAAAAAGGCCGGCGCCAGCGTCCGCGTGGTGATGACCGAGGGCGCACAGGCCTTTATCACGCCACTGACCCTGCAGGCCCTGACCGGCGAAGAGGTCCGCACCTCGCTGCTGGACCCGCAGGCCGAAGCCGGCATGGGCCATATCGAGCTGGCCAAATGGGCCGACATCGTATTGATCGCACCAGCCACGGCCGATGTAATGGCGCGCCTGGCCGCCGGCATGGCCGATGACCTGCTCACGACGCTGTGTCTCGCCACCCGGGCGCGCTGCCTGCTGGCCCCGGCCATGAATCAGGCCATGTGGTCGCATCCCGCCAGCCAGCGCAACGCCGAGACGCTCAAGGCCTTCGGTTGGCAACAGCTTGGGCCGGATGCCGGCGAGCAGGCCTGTGGCGATGTTGGCGGCGGGCGCATGCTGGAGCCGGAAGACATTGTCGCCGCCCTTGACGCCGCTTTATCCGGGCACTCACCCGCCCCCGGCACCCTGCCACTGGATGCTACCCCCGAGCATGATGATCACGCTCCCGCACCGGATGCCTTCATGGCCGACGATGCCGACCCGGCAACCGGGGCGCTGGCCGGGCAGCATGTCGTGATTACGGCCGGCCCCACTCGTGAGGCCATCGACCCGGTGCGCTATCTCTCCAACCACAGCTCGGGGAAAATGGGCTTTGCGCTGGCCTGCGCTGCTCGAGACCAGGGCGCACGCGTCACCCTGATCAGTGGCCCGGTGGCGCTTGCTACACCTGAAGGCGTCACGCGAGTGGATGTTGTGAGCGCCGTGGAGATGCTTGAGGCCGTGAACGCCTCACTGGCCGAATGCGACATCTTCATCGGCTGTGCAGCGGTCGCGGACTACCGCCTGGCAGAAGTGGCCGAGCACAAGCTCAAGAAGGTGTCCGGCAGTCCCGGCCTGACGCTGAGCCTGGTCGAGAATCCGGACATTATCGCGGCCGTCACCCATCGCCAGTCGCCCCCTTTCACCGTCGGCTTTGCCGCCGAAACCCGGGAACTTGCCCGCCACGCCCATGACAAGCTCGTGCGCAAGCGCCTGGATCTTATCGTTGCCAATGACGTGGCGGCACCGGGACTGGGCTTCGGCGCCGATGACAACGCTGCCGTGCTGTATTATCTCGACCCTGACCAGCCGGACAATCCGGCCACGTCGCATACGCTATCACCGCGTGCCAAGCAGGACCTGGCGCGCGCCATTATTGATTACATGCTGCCCCTTTACCGCGGGCATCAGATAACGCGGAGCCCTGTCTGCTCATGA
- a CDS encoding 5'-nucleotidase, lipoprotein e(P4) family, with amino-acid sequence MQSNPNRTRAFLRRHRLVPALSALAVGVALSGCASQNQPASPSYDNAALNEQLVMATAWMQSSAEYRALSFQAFNIARLRLDQALEARVSGDRPLAVIVDCDEAVIDNTPFEAWLIGRDEHYSSANWNAWVEDAQARALPGAQAFLEYARSRGVEVFYVTNRDESGLEATMKNLRQLDFPWVDEQHMMLRTDTSDKQPRREAVMATHDVALLVGDNLADFDSGYDADEVATRNAQVIQDRAHFGERYIVLPNPTYGGWEKALYDGDYSLSPQEKDQRRRAALRVWSGPQAPGE; translated from the coding sequence ATGCAGTCAAACCCGAACCGCACGCGTGCCTTTCTGCGTCGTCATCGTCTGGTCCCGGCCCTTTCGGCGCTGGCCGTCGGTGTCGCCCTGAGCGGCTGCGCCAGCCAGAATCAGCCAGCATCGCCGTCTTACGATAATGCAGCGCTTAATGAACAGCTGGTCATGGCCACGGCCTGGATGCAAAGCTCAGCCGAATATCGAGCGCTCTCCTTCCAGGCGTTCAATATCGCCCGACTGCGCCTTGATCAGGCGCTGGAAGCTCGGGTATCGGGTGACCGGCCGCTGGCGGTCATCGTGGACTGTGATGAGGCGGTCATCGATAACACGCCCTTTGAAGCATGGCTGATCGGGCGCGATGAGCATTATTCCAGCGCCAACTGGAATGCCTGGGTCGAGGATGCTCAGGCGCGTGCGCTGCCCGGCGCGCAGGCCTTTCTGGAGTATGCGCGCTCGCGCGGGGTCGAGGTGTTCTATGTGACCAACCGGGATGAGAGCGGTCTGGAAGCCACCATGAAAAATCTCAGGCAGCTCGACTTTCCGTGGGTCGACGAGCAGCACATGATGCTGCGCACTGACACCAGCGACAAGCAGCCGCGCCGTGAAGCCGTCATGGCCACCCATGATGTGGCACTGCTGGTGGGCGACAATCTGGCCGACTTCGACAGTGGCTATGATGCCGATGAGGTCGCCACGCGTAACGCACAGGTCATTCAGGATCGTGCGCATTTTGGCGAGCGCTATATCGTACTGCCCAATCCGACCTATGGTGGCTGGGAAAAGGCGCTCTATGACGGTGACTACTCGCTGTCGCCACAGGAAAAGGATCAAAGGCGCCGCGCCGCGCTGCGCGTCTGGTCGGGGCCGCAGGCGCCCGGCGAGTAA